Proteins co-encoded in one Pocillopora verrucosa isolate sample1 chromosome 1, ASM3666991v2, whole genome shotgun sequence genomic window:
- the LOC131800217 gene encoding uncharacterized skeletal organic matrix protein 8-like, translated as MEIPVKPKIMSLVLLMIVVLATLPTSSGRTRILRQRRTRTSRKPLITSRPKIQEKDCTRIVDSVPKYRGRLLRSHQLCVRLNETQLMSKLRITGGGFNPRYMAINKTDSCRFQDLAVADELPVQPATSSEAPPDHRPRQIQQDPSDNDLSRILDEPEVGEEEGDRLRQKRMTSLSPGSTLRGCWGRGSTVDNTNLRRLCTECAATTRLPSKVFPPFINEVICDNSDHLCFRAIGRCVQRYVQFTFLRFTGDFERDDALSQLLGINVYMEEWEDYEQDIRSCCECRIFSIFGRK; from the exons ATGGAGATACCTGTGAAACCGAAG ATAATGTCACTAGTCTTGCTTATGATTGTCGTCTTGGCTACGCTTCCGACTTCTAGTGGAAGGACTCGAATTTTGCGTCAACGCCGAACAAGAACATCACGTAAACCTTTAATAACATCAAGGcctaaaattcaagaaaaagattgCACTCGCATCGTCGATTCAGTTCCTAAATATCGTGGAAGGTTACTCCGGAGTCATCAACTATGCGTTCGCCTCAATGAAACCCAGTTAATGAGCAAGCTTCGTATCACTGGCGGGGGTTTCAACCCACGATACATGGCCATAAACAAGACAGATTCTTGCAGATTTCAGGATCTAGCTGTTGCAGACGAGCTTCCTGTACAACCCGCTACGTCATCTGAGGCCCCACCTGATCATCGGCCACGCCAAATTCAGCAAGACCCCTCTGACAATGATTTGAGCCGCATTTTGGATGAGCCAGAAGTAGGTGAGGAGGAAGGAGACCGGTTGAGACAGAAACGGATGACATCCTTGAGCCCAGGCTCCACCCTGCGCGGCTGCTGGGGTCGAGGCTCAACCGTGGATAACACTAACTTAAGACGCCTCTGTACAGAGTGTGCCGCAACCACAAGACTTCCATCAAAAGTGTTCCCGCCCTTTATCAACGAAGTCATTTGTGACAATTCCGATCATTTGTGTTTTCGAGCCATTGGAAGATGTGTGCAGCGTTACGTACAGTTCACATTTCTTCGCTTTACTGGAGACTTCGAGAGAGATGATGCTCTGAGCCAATTATTAGGAATTAATGTTTACATGGAGGAATGGGAAGATTATGAACAAGATATCAGATCCTGCTGTGAATGCCGGATATTTTCAATATTCGGACGCAAATAA
- the LOC131800193 gene encoding uncharacterized protein, whose protein sequence is MMSLGLKMQFLATLIFLYVEIPPSLGRRWNVPQFPPKVYNRLRPISQKSKIAGKECSVIVDEIPDHRSRGKLRPLARLCVRLNDTQLKARLRQVGDFNSRYMAVNETDARRLRDKLPSKFYQNNKSRVGQSGLTRLCTERTIVTSLPEGVFPRFIREVRCEGDSCLTNEGRCIQRFMEFTFIHFTGEYEFHETVSYWPRIDIYTEVWNPYTQEIGICCECQRLSLGR, encoded by the coding sequence GCAGTTCCTCGCCACTTTGATATTTCTGTACGTTGAGATTCCGCCATCTTTAGGGCGCCGATGGAACGTACCGCAATTTCCTCCTAAGGTGTACAACCGCCTTCGCCCAATTTCCCAGAAGTCAAAAATTGCTGGCAAAGAATGTAGTGTCATTGTCGACGAGATCCCTGATCATCGCAGTAGAGGAAAATTGCGACCCCTTGCCCGACTTTGTGTCCGCCTCAATGACACCCAGCTGAAAGCCAGGCTTCGACAGGTTGGCGACTTCAACTCGCGTTACATGGCAGTCAACGAGACAGATGCCAGAAGACTTCGGGACAAGCTTCCAAGCAAATTCTATCAGAATAACAAATCGCGTGTGGGTCAAAGCGGATTAACTCGCTTATGTACGGAACGTACTATTGTCACAAGCCTGCCAGAAGGAGTTTTCCCCAGATTTATCAGAGAAGTCAGATGTGAAGGTGACAGCTGCCTCACGAATGAGGGACGATGCATTCAGCGGTTTATGGAGtttacatttattcatttcaCTGGGGAATATGAGTTCCATGAAACCGTTAGTTATTGGCCACGGATTGATATTTACACCGAGGTATGGAATCCGTATACGCAAGAAATCGGTATTTGCTGCGAATGCCAACGGCTGAGCCTGGGCCGGTAG